The proteins below come from a single Gimesia alba genomic window:
- a CDS encoding CocE/NonD family hydrolase — translation MNRSHVISFCLLLCAVQTLMAAEKPMVQSRTVQVPMRDGVLLATDVYQRPNVNQAPVVLMRTPYNKSRAKKAAERFAEAGLIAVVQDCRGKFESEGIFYPYDNEGQDGFDTIEWLGKQPWCNGKIGMWGASYVGATQWLAANEHPPGLVTIAPTATFSSFYRNLYLGGALRISLIARWASGNSKKPEGAEVTQDWRGTLLHLPMSEVDDEIGWSIPWLEGMLTHPKHDGYWNRTELTDDIVDLKLPMQHIVGYYDFFSRESVNNFTRMQQLARDPETRRQQQLILGPWDHGSIGRSKVGDVDFGENAVIDAAGENLKWFERRLLGKQPEQDHAGVPVRYFSMGDNVWFNATTWPPHGFTDTSFYLHSNGKANTSAGDGTLDLCPSTTDEATDRFQADPNDPAPACPVTEKRPLISATWAPVDQRPIEKRNDVLVYTSEPYTEPLTFAGNAQAKLFVSADTPDADWVVKLIDVHPDGFSQNLAVGILRGRFRNSEQQPTPLKPGEVYEITVDLGPIAAQIGKGHRLRVDICGAYFPLFDRNPNSGEGPFGKNAKISTERVYHDPIRPSRIILPCKP, via the coding sequence ATGAATCGCTCGCATGTCATTTCTTTCTGTTTGTTGCTCTGTGCCGTTCAAACTCTGATGGCGGCCGAAAAACCGATGGTTCAGAGCAGGACGGTGCAGGTCCCGATGCGGGATGGCGTGCTGCTGGCGACCGACGTGTATCAGAGACCCAATGTGAATCAGGCACCGGTCGTCTTGATGCGAACGCCTTATAACAAAAGCCGCGCCAAAAAAGCTGCCGAGCGATTTGCAGAGGCCGGCCTGATTGCCGTCGTGCAGGACTGTCGTGGGAAGTTTGAATCGGAGGGAATTTTTTATCCCTACGACAACGAAGGACAGGACGGGTTTGACACGATCGAATGGCTGGGAAAACAACCCTGGTGCAACGGAAAGATCGGCATGTGGGGCGCGTCATATGTTGGAGCAACCCAGTGGCTGGCGGCGAATGAACATCCGCCGGGACTGGTGACAATCGCACCGACGGCCACCTTCAGCAGTTTTTATCGCAACCTGTACCTGGGCGGTGCGCTGCGGATTTCGCTGATCGCCCGCTGGGCGTCTGGCAATTCCAAAAAACCGGAAGGAGCCGAAGTCACCCAAGACTGGCGGGGTACGCTACTGCATCTGCCAATGAGCGAAGTCGACGATGAAATTGGCTGGTCGATCCCCTGGCTGGAAGGCATGCTGACGCATCCAAAACACGATGGCTACTGGAACCGGACCGAGTTGACCGATGACATCGTTGATCTCAAACTGCCGATGCAGCATATCGTCGGCTATTACGATTTCTTTTCGCGCGAATCAGTCAACAATTTCACACGCATGCAGCAGCTGGCCCGCGATCCGGAAACACGTCGGCAGCAGCAATTGATTCTCGGTCCGTGGGATCATGGCTCCATCGGCCGATCGAAAGTAGGGGACGTCGACTTTGGTGAGAATGCAGTGATTGATGCGGCAGGAGAGAATCTGAAATGGTTCGAACGACGTTTGCTGGGCAAACAGCCGGAGCAGGACCATGCAGGTGTGCCCGTCCGATATTTTTCAATGGGCGACAATGTCTGGTTTAACGCGACTACCTGGCCGCCACACGGTTTTACGGATACGTCCTTTTATCTGCATTCGAACGGCAAGGCGAATACGAGTGCCGGTGATGGCACGCTGGATCTGTGTCCGTCAACCACCGATGAAGCCACCGACCGTTTTCAGGCTGACCCCAACGATCCCGCACCCGCCTGTCCGGTCACAGAAAAACGCCCGCTGATTTCAGCGACCTGGGCCCCCGTGGACCAGCGGCCCATTGAGAAGCGAAACGATGTGCTGGTTTATACGTCCGAGCCGTATACGGAGCCGTTGACGTTTGCCGGCAATGCGCAGGCGAAACTGTTCGTCTCGGCGGATACGCCCGATGCGGACTGGGTGGTCAAACTGATCGACGTGCACCCCGACGGCTTTTCGCAAAACCTGGCGGTAGGAATTCTACGCGGCCGCTTCCGTAATTCAGAACAGCAGCCCACGCCGCTCAAGCCAGGCGAAGTTTATGAGATCACCGTGGACCTCGGCCCTATCGCCGCCCAGATCGGCAAAGGACACCGGCTGCGGGTTGATATCTGCGGCGCGTATTTCCCGCTGTTCGATCGAAACCCGAATTCAGGCGAAGGACCGTTCGGGAAAAATGCGAAAATCTCAACCGAGCGCGTGTATCACGATCCAATCCGGCCGTCGCGGATTATTCTGCCGTGTAAGCCGTGA
- a CDS encoding DUF4396 domain-containing protein: protein MLTTIATLSLVLAVLCSLWLLIDVIRHPQHMAIMNVVWPLTALYAGPLAILIYYWFGRMSVHDMPHEGDGGHENHTDHDEHNMHENHTDHSQHEMHGEHQMMQDHSEQHADTMPPMEQHAMSSMPKKPFWQSVVVGGTHCGSGCTVGDIIAEGGMHFLVPTVINLSGASLVWFAWGVDYVLALLFGVAFQYFSIVPMRHLGFKEGLVTAFKVDSLSLTFWQIGMYGWMGVCLFGVFGLESAEMAKTSPIFWFMMQIAMLCGFVTSFPVNWWLIRAGIKETM from the coding sequence ATGTTGACCACCATCGCTACGCTTTCGCTCGTTCTCGCCGTTCTCTGTTCGCTCTGGCTCTTGATCGATGTCATCCGGCACCCCCAGCATATGGCGATCATGAATGTGGTCTGGCCGCTGACGGCGCTGTATGCCGGCCCGCTGGCGATTTTGATTTATTACTGGTTCGGACGAATGAGCGTGCACGATATGCCGCACGAGGGGGATGGTGGGCACGAGAATCACACGGATCACGACGAGCACAACATGCACGAGAATCACACGGATCATAGCCAGCATGAGATGCACGGCGAACATCAGATGATGCAGGATCACAGCGAACAACACGCTGACACAATGCCGCCGATGGAGCAGCATGCGATGTCGTCGATGCCGAAAAAACCGTTCTGGCAGAGCGTGGTTGTCGGGGGAACGCATTGCGGCAGCGGCTGCACGGTCGGCGATATCATCGCGGAAGGGGGGATGCACTTTCTGGTGCCGACGGTGATCAACCTGTCGGGCGCCTCGCTTGTCTGGTTCGCCTGGGGCGTCGACTATGTGCTGGCACTATTGTTCGGTGTTGCGTTCCAATATTTCAGCATCGTTCCCATGCGGCACCTGGGGTTTAAGGAAGGACTGGTGACGGCATTCAAAGTCGATTCGCTCTCGCTGACCTTCTGGCAGATCGGCATGTATGGCTGGATGGGCGTCTGTCTGTTTGGGGTCTTTGGACTTGAGAGCGCGGAAATGGCGAAGACCAGTCCGATCTTCTGGTTCATGATGCAGATCGCCATGCTCTGTGGCTTTGTGACCTCCTTCCCCGTCAACTGGTGGCTGATTCGCGCCGGCATCAAAGAAACGATGTAG
- a CDS encoding acetylxylan esterase, protein MNDSRLKHILRPVIALAICLSLAQIAAAAETYELNVVTDRTDAIYKTGETARFLISLTKDGKPATGEKVTYTVDDFIPGAPGFPKGTLMMGVGSAEISVKADKPGFLRCVVQAGDKKKVTKIAGAAFSPLEIGLSQPVPDDFDQFWADQKKQLAAVPAEAKLTPVKQADPKLDCYDVQVDCLGGAPVSGYLAKPKDAQPKSLPAILWVHGAGVRSSALGNAVKGANAGMLSMDINAHGIPNGKPAQYYKDLSQGELSGYRHAGRENREKVYFRGMFLRLVRAIDFLTAQPEWDGKTVIVIGHSQGGGQALAAGGIDDRVTFIATGVPAICDHSGRAAGRINGWPKLVNTLPGGKPDPTQLKAAQYVDAVNFATRCKADGIMSVGFIDSVCPPSSCYAAYNQLSGKKQVINKPLMGHAAPADIHKAFFDAVQEHVKQQAKEK, encoded by the coding sequence ATGAACGACTCCCGCTTGAAACACATTCTGCGTCCCGTGATCGCACTGGCGATCTGTCTGTCGCTGGCTCAGATCGCTGCCGCTGCTGAAACGTATGAACTGAACGTGGTCACGGATCGGACGGATGCAATTTATAAAACCGGCGAAACCGCCCGGTTTCTGATTTCGCTGACGAAAGACGGCAAGCCAGCCACAGGTGAGAAGGTCACTTATACCGTGGATGATTTCATCCCCGGCGCACCCGGCTTTCCCAAAGGTACCCTGATGATGGGGGTCGGGTCGGCGGAAATCTCTGTGAAGGCTGACAAACCCGGATTCCTGCGGTGTGTTGTTCAAGCGGGTGATAAGAAAAAGGTAACCAAGATTGCCGGTGCCGCATTTTCACCGTTAGAGATTGGACTCAGCCAGCCGGTGCCCGACGACTTTGATCAGTTCTGGGCCGACCAGAAAAAGCAACTGGCGGCGGTCCCTGCGGAAGCGAAACTGACTCCGGTCAAGCAGGCCGATCCGAAGCTGGACTGTTATGACGTGCAAGTCGATTGCCTGGGCGGCGCCCCCGTCTCCGGTTACCTGGCGAAGCCCAAAGACGCACAGCCCAAAAGTCTACCCGCGATCCTCTGGGTGCATGGAGCAGGGGTCCGCAGTTCGGCACTGGGGAACGCCGTCAAGGGAGCGAATGCCGGGATGTTGTCGATGGACATCAACGCCCACGGCATCCCCAACGGCAAGCCGGCTCAATATTATAAAGATCTCTCGCAAGGGGAACTGAGTGGTTATCGCCACGCAGGACGCGAGAACCGGGAGAAGGTTTACTTTCGTGGGATGTTTCTGCGTCTGGTACGGGCCATCGATTTTCTGACCGCACAACCGGAGTGGGACGGCAAAACGGTCATCGTCATCGGCCACAGCCAGGGGGGCGGCCAGGCGTTAGCCGCAGGCGGCATTGATGACCGCGTGACCTTTATCGCGACCGGAGTGCCGGCGATTTGCGATCATTCGGGCCGTGCCGCCGGTCGGATCAATGGCTGGCCGAAACTGGTCAACACACTGCCGGGTGGCAAACCCGATCCGACCCAACTCAAAGCCGCCCAATACGTCGACGCGGTCAACTTCGCCACCCGCTGCAAGGCAGACGGCATCATGAGCGTCGGCTTTATCGACAGCGTCTGCCCCCCGTCCAGTTGCTATGCCGCCTATAACCAGCTGAGCGGAAAAAAGCAGGTGATCAACAAACCGCTCATGGGCCACGCCGCCCCCGCGGACATTCACAAAGCATTTTTCGACGCGGTGCAGGAACACGTGAAGCAGCAGGCGAAGGAAAAATAA